A section of the Heterodontus francisci isolate sHetFra1 chromosome 7, sHetFra1.hap1, whole genome shotgun sequence genome encodes:
- the LOC137371763 gene encoding uncharacterized protein DDB_G0286447-like → MQEHNLGNDSTNIIDSSTNIIDPRANIIDSSTNIIDSSTNIIDPRTNIIDPGTNIIDSSTNIIDPGTNIIDSSTNIIDSSTDIIDSNIIDNSNTKIIDSNINISIVDSSTDIIDNSNTNIINNCNTNINCNTNINTNVNTNTNNKNNKKEITTVVIVIRKQ, encoded by the coding sequence ATGCAGGAACATAACCTTGGGAAcgacagcaccaacatcatcgactCCAGCACCAACATCATTGACCCCCGCGCCAACATCATCGActccagcaccaacatcatcgactccagcaccaacatcatcgaccCCCGCACCAACATCATCGACCCCGGCACCAACATCATCGActccagcaccaacatcatcgaccCCGGCACCAACATCATCGActccagcaccaacatcatcgactCCAGCACTGACATCATCGACTCTAACATCATCGATAACTCCAACACAAAGATCATCGACTCCAACATCAACATCAGCATCGTCGACTCCAGCACCGACATCATCGATAACTCCAACACTAACATTATCAACAActgcaacaccaacatcaactgcaacaccaacatcaacacaaatgtcaacaccaacaccaacaacaaGAACAACAAAAAAGAAATTACCACCGTTGTCATCGTCATCAGAAAGCAGTGA